The segment ATACCATCTGCATCAAACTCAATTGTAGCAAAAAAATGCCGAAAATCGACCAAAATTCTAGGATCTCGATTGTATGAATCATATTGATTTCCCTTATACCATGAAAAGCAAGGAATTTCCCCTAGCCAAAATCCAATAAAATCATTGATTGATGCAATCGTGAAAAAATAATCTTGGAAAATGGAATCCAAACTTTTTCCGTTCTCTACTCTCAACAAAAAGTTTAAATCCCCTTTCAATTTATCTGTACGGGCAATAAATCGATGATTTATATCCAAAATTTCAAATTTTATCCCCTTTTGTTTCAATTCAATTATAAAATCCAATGTAGAAAACAACCCCGAAGGCCAACGAAGCAAGCAATATATCGGAAATAAATTCTAATCTGTTAAAAACTTAGGAAAAAAGCGGATGGGCTGAGTTGGACTTGTACTACGTGGATGTAGGGATTGAGTCACTCCACATTCAATAATATATCGATCATCACTTTGCATAGAACAGGCAGGAATAGCATTTGATTCAATTATTTCCTTTAAAGACTTCCCCTTAGATAAATGACTCTTACAAATGGAATGCCTAATTTCAATTGAATCCATTTAATTACCTCCATTCAAATATCTATCATATAATGAATTTCTATTGCCATGGGAATACCCATGGCAATAGATTTAATAACCCTACGCAAATCGGTAATTCCTATTTTTAGGCAAATAGTATCCCTTGGGAATTGACCTAGTGTACTGCGGGATTTTTAAGGTGATAGTGAAATACTTTTCTTCCTTTATTTGCTTCTTCCCCTTTTTCGTTACTAAGTAGTTTTTCTTATAATGTTTTAGCAAACGAGCGGAATAGTTGATAACCTTTCGGGCGGCTTTCATCCCGTATTTTCTTAGCAGAGGTGCCGAGAAGCGGATAATCATCAAGGCTACAGCAATAACAGGATGATTTCCATTTGGGTCAACATACAGTATTGGATTGTTATGAACATAGCTATACTTATTCAAACTCTGCGGTTCATCCTCAAACCCCTCAAATGAATTCCTTGTCAAAAACCGTCCCGTCTCCGGATTGTAGTACCGGCTCTGCAGATAATACAGCCCCGTTACCTCATCATACCGGTACCCCGCATACCGATACGTATTCTCCACCGTCCCTGTTTCTTTCAGCAGATTCCCGAAGGCATCG is part of the Kroppenstedtia eburnea genome and harbors:
- a CDS encoding RHS repeat-associated core domain-containing protein, which encodes MAHYTYGANNELVSITRGGKTYYCQTNYRGDVTALTDSTGAVVASYEYDAFGNLLKETGTVENTYRYAGYRYDEVTGLYYLQSRYYNPETGRFLTRNSFEGFEDEPQSLNKYSYVHNNPILYVDPNGNHPVIAVALMIIRFSAPLLRKYGMKAARKVINYSARLLKHYKKNYLVTKKGKKQIKEEKYFTITLKIPQYTRSIPKGYYLPKNRNYRFA